One window from the genome of Hemitrygon akajei chromosome 4, sHemAka1.3, whole genome shotgun sequence encodes:
- the irs2b gene encoding insulin receptor substrate 2: MASPPAAKGGSAGYLSPAKVRKCGYLKKQKHGHKRFFVLREQSGSFPARLEYYENEKKWRNKSSAKRVISLDCCLSINKRADAKYKYLIALYTKEEYLAVAADNEQEQQSWFSALTELLPSASSLPLSHCTEHSDCGLLYTALYKQVWQVNLKPKGLGQAKNLSGFYMLCLSIRSISLVKLNCDVPSVTLQLMNIRRCGHSENFFFIEVGRSASTGPGELWMQVDDSVVAQHIHETILEAMKAMKDVCEFRPRSKSQSSGSNPISVPCRRHLVHLPPSQTGLQRRSRTDSMATPSPAGKIVPGRMRTASEGDNNSMTGSPISPSTVRTHLIRSSTIFRNPRMMQSSALHHSRSMSMPVSRSPLSAASPVSLSSSSGHGSASDAIVRPSSSNASVSGSPSDGFISFDECGSSPGDLRHYIGNRSNTPESLVCTPPVRESNELYGYRLMERHTSGQCNRSCCHTARDESSETQRSYRKRTCSLTTPCRQRAISHVSSVSLDEYTLMKATCMGNSGHLSCAVSPKVCYNPYPEDYCDIEIGSQKSSECSNYGDDDGYMPMTLGMANVPVKNDDYMPMSPKCVSAPKQIINPRSHPQVNINGYKNISPVECCSPDTIGYKRMWYGSKISGENSDGKFTNDEYMNMSPVDHCASVTPPDCFFPVSNERPRTSDSFSSLPQSRKPHFQKDGENDHYVLMSSPHAVIFEEPALGIKSNSSCVINHVHLPERQSQRDGFVLREKALRPSRLSLEMLRANTAPSTNEPSLPTKPKSPGEYINIDFSNKFVYASPSVPPKVSLSSSDSANVQKRLPASDYMNVNLSSQSPKNGIVSVNSFDAITGYPETCPNRSHPADTFLKSQVETTPFSHPSEDETEYTEMTFVMATTPPLPVSNHESTQVATVVKRLSLIDQMPGVDIFMLPNVAPDPNRGAKVIRANPQGRRRHSSETFSSTTTVTPVSPSFAHDPKRHSSASFENVSLRKNEETEELKGSPICRKTSTGFQDGLNYVALDFVNDNLLSCEKIAQCRSTPQPKGNTNY; encoded by the coding sequence ATGGCGAGCCCGCCAGCGGCAAAAGGAGGGTCAGCTGGCTATCTCTCCCCGGCCAAGGTGAGGAAATGCGGCTACTTGAAGAAACAGAAACACGGACACAAGAGGTTTTTCGTTCTACGGGAGCAGAGCGGCAGTTTTCCGGCCAGACTCGAGTACTACGAAAATGAGAAAAAGTGGAGGAACAAGTCGTCGGCCAAGAGGGTAATCTCCCTGGACTGCTGTCTGAGCATCAACAAGAGAGCGGACGCCAAGTACAAATACCTGATCGCGCTCTACACCAAAGAGGAATACCTGGCGGTGGCGGCGGACAACGAGCAGGAGCAACAGAGCTGGTTCAGCGCGCTTACCGAGCTGTTGCCCTCCGCCTCCAGCTTGCCGCTGTCACACTGCACCGAGCACAGCGACTGTGGACTGCTTTACACCGCCCTGTACAAACAAGTGTGGCAAGTAAACCTGAAGCCTAAAGGCTTGGGCCAGGCCAAAAACCTTAGCGGCTTTTACATGCTGTGCCTTTCCATCAGAAGCATAAGCTTAGTAAAACTCAACTGCGACGTGCCGTCGGTCACCCTGCAGCTAATGAACATCAGGCGGTGCGGTCACTCGGAGAATTTCTTCTTCATTGAAGTGGGGAGGTCGGCGTCCACCGGCCCCGGGGAGCTGTGGATGCAGGTGGATGACTCGGTGGTGGCTCAGCATATTCATGAAACCATTCTCGAAGCTATGAAAGCCATGAAAGATGTGTGCGAATTTCGACCCCGCAGCAAGAGTCAGTCGTCCGGGTCCAATCCAATCAGCGTGCCCTGCCGGAGGCACCTGGTCCACCTGCCGCCGAGCCAGACCGGGCTGCAGAGGAGATCGCGGACTGACAGCATGGCGACCCCATCACCTGCTGGTAAGATCGTACCGGGTCGTATGAGGACAGCGAGTGAAGGGGATAACAATTCTATGACTGGTAGCCCCATTAGCCCCAGTACAGTGAGAACACACTTAATTCGTTCAAGTACCATATTTAGAAATCCCAGAATGATGCAGTCCAGTGCTCTTCACCACAGCCGATCAATGTCCATGCCGGTGTCCCGTTCTCCCTTGTCTGCTGCAAGTCCAGTGAGCCTATCATCAAGTAGTGGGCATGGGTCAGCATCAGACGCCATAGTTCGCCCATCCAGTAGCAATGCATCTGTTTCGGGATCTCCAAGTGATGGATTTATTTCTTTCGATGAATGTGGTTCAAGTCCTGGAGACTTAAGGCATTACATAGGGAACAGAAGTAAtactccagaatctcttgtgtgcacTCCACCTGTACGAGAGAGTAATGAATTGTATGGCTATAGGTTAATGGAAAGACATACAAGTGGTCAGTGTAACCGCAGCTGTTGTCATACAGCAAGGGATGAAAGTTCCGAAACACAGAGAAGTTACCGGAAAAGAACGTGTTCCTTAACAACCCCATGCCGACAGCGTGCTATTTCACATGTTTCTTCAGTTTCACTAGATGAATATACTTTAATGAAAGCTACCTGCATGGGCAATTCAGGCCATCTGTCGTGTGCTGTGTCCCCAAAAGTGTGCTATAATCCTTATCCAGAAGACTATTGTGATATTGAAATAGGATCCCAAAAAAGTTCTGAATGCAGTAACTATGGTGATGATGATGGCTATATGCCAATGACCCTTGGAATGGCAAATGTACCTGTAAAAAATGATGACTACATGCCAATGAGCCCCAAATGTGTGTCTGCCCCAAAGCAAATAATTAATCCTCGATCACATCCGCAAGTAAACATAAATGGATATAAGAACATTTCTCCTGTTGAGTGCTGCTCGCCTGATACCATTGGATACAAGAGAATGTGGTATGGATCAAAGATTTCAGGAGAAAATTCTGATGGGAAGTTCACCAATGATGAATATATGAACATGTCTCCTGTTGATCACTGTGCATCAGTTACTCCCCCGGACTGTTTTTTCCCTGTAAGTAATGAACGTCCTCGAACCAGTGATTCCTTTAGCTCACTACCCCAATCTCGCAAGCCTCATTTTCAGAAGGATGGAGAAAATGATCATTATGTTCTGATGAGTTCGCCACATGCTGTTATTTTTGAAGAGCCTGCACTTGGTATAAAGTCTAACTCATCCTGTGTAATTAATCATGTACATTTACCAGAAAGGCAAAGTCAGAGGGATGGTTTTGTACTTCGAGAAAAAGCTCTGAGACCCTCTAGACTGTCACTGGAGATGCTAAGAGCCAACACAGCACCAAGTACAAATGAACCTTCTTTGCCAACAAAACCAAAAAGCCCAGGAGAATACATCAATATAGATTTCAGCAACAAATTTGTATATGCCTCACCATCTGTGCCACCAAAAGTTTCCTTATCTTCCTCGGATTCTGCTAATGTTCAGAAAAGGTTGCCAGCATCTGATTACATGAATGTTAATCTCAGTTCACAGTCACCAAAGAATGGAATTGTTTCTGTCAATTCTTTTGATGCAATAACTGGATATCCAGAGACATGCCCCAACAGAAGTCATCCTGCTGATACTTTCCTGAAAAGTCAGGTTGAGACAACCCCGTTTTCTCACCCCTCAGAAGATGAAACTGAATATACAGAAATGACATTTGTAATGGCCACGACACCTCCACTACCAGTTTCAAACCATGAAAGTACCCAAGTGGCTACAGTGGTGAAAAGACTTTCCCTAATCGATCAGATGCCTGGGGTAGATATTTTCATGCTTCCAAATGTGGCACCAGATCCCAATCGGGGTGCTAAAGTAATCCGTGCTAACCCCCAGGGACGCAGGCGGCATAGCTCAGAGACATTCTCTTCCACAACGACTGTCACACCGGTTTCACCTTCATTTGCTCACGATCCCAAAAGGCACAGTTCTGCTTCATTTGAAAATGTTTCTCTCAGAAAGAATGAAGAAACTGAGGAGCTTAAAGGAAGCCCAATCTGTCGCAAAACTTCCACTGGTTTCCAAGATGGGCTGAATTATGTTGCCTTGGATTTCGTGAATGATAATTTATTGAGCTGTGAAAAAATAGCGCAATGTCGATCAACACCTCAACCCAAAGGAAATACTAACTATTGA